A window of the Cheilinus undulatus linkage group 21, ASM1832078v1, whole genome shotgun sequence genome harbors these coding sequences:
- the LOC121529275 gene encoding ketosamine-3-kinase, protein MEAKLKKELGTSMLKATGHSGGGCISEGQSYDTDTGRVFVKINHKSQAKQMFDGEMASLEAILKTKTVKVPKPMKVIELDNKGCVFVMEHLDMRGLSKHSKQLGEKLADLHLHNKKLLEKTSEEQQTVGKGAGQSEVVAVEKFGFSVTTCCGYLPQENDWEEDWVTFFTRHRLQQQLNVVEKSYGDREARELWAKLQLKIPQYFTDVEIVPALVHGDLWSGNVAECAEGPVIFDPASFYGHSEFELGIAAMFGGFNNAFYSAYHEKIPKAPGFEKRNQLYQLFHYLNHWNHFGGGYRGSSVRIMKNLLK, encoded by the exons ATGGAAGCTAAGCTAAAGAAGGAGTTGGGGACAAGTATGCTGAAGGCAACGGGACACTCAGGAGGCGGATGTATCAGCGAGGGCCAGAGTTATGATACTGACACTGGGAGGGTGTTTGTAAAGATAAACCACAAGAGCCAG GCCAAACAGATGTTTGATGGGGAGATGGCCAGTTTGGAAgccattttaaagacaaaaactgtgAAAGTCCCCAAACCTATGAAGGTGATCGAGCTTGACAACAAAGGATGTGTATTTGTGATGGAACATCTTGACATGAGGGGTCTTAGCAA GCACTCAAAGCAGCTTGGAGAGAAGCTGGCAGATCTTCATCTTCACAACAAGAAACTGTTggaaaaaacaagtgaagaGCAGCAGACAGTTG GGAAAGGAGCTGGACAGTCAGAAGTGGTGGCTGTTGAAAAATTTGGCTTCAGTGTCACTACATGCTGTGGATATCTGCCACAG GAAAATGACTGGGAGGAGGACTGGGTGACATTTTTTACCAGGCACAGGTTGCAGCAACAGCTTAATGTGGTGGAGAAATCTTATGGAGACAGAGAGGCCAGAGAACTATGGGCCAAGCTACAG CTAAAGATCCCCCAGTATTTTACTGATGTGGAGATTGTCCCTGCTCTTGTCCATGGAGACTTGTGGAGTGGAAACGTTGCAGAGTGTGCAGAGGGTCCAGTCATCTTTGACCCAGCTTCCTTCTACGGACATTCTGAGTTTGAGCTGGGTATTGCAGCGATGTTTGGTGGCTTCAACAATGCCTTTTACTCTGCATACCATGAAAAGATTCCCAAAGCACCTGGCTTTGAAAAGAGAAACCAGCTTTATCAACTCTTCCACTATCTGAATCACTGGAACCACTTTGGTGGTGGTTACAGGGGCTCTTCAGTAAGGATTATGAAGAATCTACTAAAATAA
- the arl16 gene encoding ADP-ribosylation factor-like protein 16, with amino-acid sequence MSSNEICLLLGATGVGKTLFLKRLQNLSLHGLGELASPPSTLPTVGTNLTDLTLKRKKVTLRELGGCMGPIWPSYFRDCSSVIFMVDSSNIAQISSSCIQLLSVLSAEPLCSAPVLILFNKRDMPCTMSLTEIKSLFRMDDIITSASQAITTLEFSARTGQGLQEVLTWLESITVK; translated from the exons ATGAGCAGTAATGAAATTTGTTTGCTTCTTGGAGCTACTGGTGTCGGAAAAACGTTGTTCTTGAAACGTCTACAAA ACCTCAGCTTGCATGGATTAGGTGAATTGGCTTCACCTCCTTCTACTCTGCCTACA GTAGGGACGAACCTGACAGACCTGACACTGAAGAGGAAGAAGGTGACATTAAGAGAGTTGGGAGGCTGCATGGGCCCTATATGGCCAAGTTATTTCAGAGACTGCTCCTCTGTTATT TTCATGGTGGACTCTTCCAACATTGCGCAGATATCCTCCTCCTGTATCCAGCTGCTCTCAGTACTTTCTGCCGAGCCTCTGTGCAGTGCCCCAGTGCTTATTCTCTTCAATAAAAG GGACATGCCTTGCACTATGAGTCTTACAGAAATAAAGTCCCTCTTCAGAATGGATGACATCATTACATCTGCATCTCAGGCAATCACAACTCTGGAATTCAGCGCTCGCACAGGACAGGGACTCCAGGAGGTGCTAACTTGGTTGGAGTCCATTACAGTGAAGTGA
- the znf750 gene encoding zinc finger protein 750, with translation METAQERKPKRPHYIPRPPGKPFKYQCFQCPFTCNEKSHLFNHMKYNLCKNSISLMSQKSGQTARQVKAIAKGVSLKSKECPSPPLTSQNNSPEKQAAEENEAESKDDTEDVDIGRDSPFIKDSQSVTKSNTEAESENSESYEAKSLPRPSAFSPVTPKNDSTEALKSPVKQSEDLPASAPSFNHPGFQWGTISPSMPLKPFPPPFVPEYPPYLLPDRPLYPPYYLTGNHSSESNSSSFRPQFLDPQRPVVPQPITPPHLFPPYPYRYCHPLNPAPPLHYTLYRPHELSMPITGHRYLPLDLYGPAIGPKDYDLYMHSHPSHNSLNTSMKEESNHGQSGDKETRLSPKEGCSALGSPDRPSHAHLIQKDTDAPHYTDIGVLHTFTQHEHTANDVQHADTDERREESAESLLQLRNLHVDGRSSEMSKYYTSSAPEPLPETMSEKDTEANREDLTPLNLSMRNQERESSSSDNRYSDTENLKVVELPLNLSLRASHSSPAHSSTLSPSEDPLQDTEQEEEPFDQRQTAALALCQLAIASSAASSCDFSAADGLSEAKRPDSPKKTKHATKTKAAGMKRASSGQAESNCHKPNKRAKAAGRALRRRLRCC, from the exons ATGGAAACTGCCCAGGAGCGCAAGCCAAAAAGGCCACACTATATCCCCCGACCGCCAGGCAAGCCCTTTAAGTACCAGTGTTTCCAGTGTCCTTTCACCTGCAACGAAAAGTCCCATCTCTTCAACCACATGAAATACAACCTGTGTAAAAACTCCATCTCTCTGATGTCCCAGAAAAGTGGTCAGACAGCCCGACAGGTCAAGGCTATAGCAAAAGGAGTCTCTTTAAAATCAAAGGAGTGTCCAAGCCCTCCACTGACATCTCAAAACAACAGCCCTGAAAAACAGGCAGCTGAGGAAAACGAGGCTGAGAGCAAAGACGACACTGAAGATGTAGACATTGGGCGTGACAGCCCGTTCATTAAGGACAGCCAGAGTGTGACAAAATCAAATACAGAGGCAGAGAGTGAGAACAGCGAGAGCTATGAGGCCAAGTCTCTGCCCCGCCCTTCTGCTTTCTCCCCTGTCACACCCAAAAATGACAGCACAGAGGCCCTGAAGTCACCTGTGAAACAGTCAGAGGATCTGCCAGCTTCTGCTCCCTCTTTCAACCACCCAGGATTCCAATGGGGCACTATTTCACCATCCATGCCCTTAAAACCGTTCCCTCCTCCTTTTGTTCCAGAATACCCTCCTTATTTGCTGCCTGATCGGCCGTTGTATCCACCATACTACCTCACAGGAAACCACAGCAGCGAGTCAAACTCTTCCTCCTTCCGGCCACAGTTCTTGGATCCTCAGAGGCCTGTTGTACCACAACCCATTACTCCACCTCACCTCTTCCCCCCATACCCATACAGATACTGCCACCCTCTTAATCCTGCCCCTCCTCTACATTACACCCTGTACAGGCCTCATGAGCTCTCTATGCCAATCACAGGACACAGATATCTTCCTTTGGACTTGTATGGCCCAGCAATTGGGCCCAAGGATTATGACTTATACATGCATTCACATCCCAGCCACAACAGTCTCAACACATCTATGAAAGAGGAGAGCAACCATGGGCAAAGTGGAGACAAGGAAACCAGGCTAAGTCCTAAAGAGGGATGTTCAGCCTTGGGGTCCCCTGACAGACCAAGTCATGCACATTTAATCCAGAAAGACACAGATGCTCCCCACTACACTGATATAGGTGTGTTGCATACATTCACCCAACATGAACACACAGCTAATGATGTGCAGCATGCTGACACTGATGAGAGGCGGGAAGAGTCTGCAGAAAGCTTGCTGCAGTTAAGAAACCTGCATGTGGATGGAAG ATCATCTGAAATGAGCAAATACTACACTTCGTCTGCTCCTGAGCCTCTACCTGAAACAATGTCAGAAAAGGATACTGAGGCCAACAGAGAAGATCTGACACCCCTCAACCTTTCGATGAGAaatcaggagagagagagcagctccTCTGACAACAGGTACTCTGATACAGAGAACTTAAAGGTGGTAGAGTTGCCCCTGAACCTGAGCCTGAGAGCCTCTCACAGCAGCCCTGCACACAGCTCTACCCTGAGCCCTTCAGAGGATCCTCTGCAGGACACTGAGCAGGAGGAAGAGCCATTCGACCAGCGGCAGACTGCAGCTCTAGCCCTCTGTCAGCTAGCCATTGCAAGCTCTGCTGCCTCTTCATGTGACTTCAGTGCTGCAGATGGGCTCTCAGAGGCTAAAAGGCCTGACTCTCCAAAGAAGACCAAACACGCAACTAAGACTAAAGCAGCTGGCATGAAAAGAGCAAGTAGTGGCCAGGCTGAAAGCAACTGCCATAAACCAAATAAGAGAGCAAAAGCAGCAGGGCGGGCTCTGAGGAGAAGGCTTCGTTGCTGCTAA